The Urbifossiella limnaea genome has a window encoding:
- a CDS encoding glycoside hydrolase family 2 protein, which translates to MRFLLALLLAAGAGTAVAADWKPAATPLMTKWGKQVTAEKQPWPEYPRPQLVRDQWLNLNGLWDYAITPRAAPRPEKWDGQILVPFCAESALSGVGRRVTPDQHLWYKRSVEVPAGWAGKRVLLHFGAVDWEATVFVNGKELVTHRGGSDPFTIDITDALRPGANEIVVRVWDPTDTGAQPRGKQVMSPEGIWYTPVTGIWQTVWLEPVFPHMHVRRVRFTPDIDRGEVEVIVEIDDPHPSVWATVEGPGMKGETIQTGAKYRLKVPDAKLWTPDTPHLYPATIVLSKNLPGGARITNGDRVSTYFAMRKVSAGKDANGVLRLMLNNRPLFQYGPLDQGWWPDGLLTPPSDEAMRYDVDVLKRMGFNMLRKHIKVEPARFYHHCDKVGMLVWQDMPSGGVPKRGQLIGPDAKQDATFTPAEKAQFRTELKAMIDHLRVFPSIYCWVPFNEGWGQHDTNDVLKWTKEYDPSRLTNGPSGWADRGFGDMKDAHIYPGPGMFPVMPDRVSVLGEFGGLGLPVAGRLWKDKGNWGYRTYKTREELRDNYQRLAVALRPLVARGLAAAVYTQTTDVEVEVNGLMTYDREVIKFDVAELAGWHRPLYGPPPTITELVPTSEKAAQTWRYTTTRPAAGWEKADFDAAAWSEGPGGFGTKGTPGGVIRTEWKTNDVWLRRTAELKAAPAGEAMLRLHHDEDAEVFINGVLAARVTGFTTAYVEVPLTAAGRAALRPGRNVIAIHCRQTGGGQYIDAGLVEVK; encoded by the coding sequence ATGCGATTCCTCCTCGCGCTGCTCCTCGCGGCCGGCGCCGGCACCGCCGTCGCCGCCGACTGGAAGCCCGCCGCGACCCCACTCATGACGAAGTGGGGCAAGCAGGTCACCGCCGAGAAGCAGCCGTGGCCCGAGTACCCGCGGCCGCAGCTCGTCCGCGACCAGTGGCTCAACCTCAACGGCCTCTGGGACTACGCCATCACCCCGCGCGCCGCCCCGCGGCCGGAGAAGTGGGACGGCCAAATCCTCGTCCCGTTCTGCGCCGAGTCGGCGCTGTCCGGCGTCGGCCGCCGCGTCACGCCCGACCAGCACCTGTGGTACAAGCGCAGCGTCGAGGTGCCCGCCGGCTGGGCGGGCAAGCGCGTCCTCCTGCACTTCGGCGCCGTGGACTGGGAAGCGACCGTGTTCGTCAACGGCAAGGAACTGGTGACGCACCGCGGCGGCTCCGACCCGTTCACCATTGACATCACCGACGCGCTGCGGCCCGGCGCGAACGAGATCGTCGTGCGCGTGTGGGACCCGACCGACACCGGCGCCCAGCCGCGCGGCAAGCAGGTGATGAGCCCCGAGGGCATCTGGTACACGCCCGTCACCGGCATCTGGCAGACGGTGTGGCTGGAGCCGGTGTTCCCGCACATGCACGTCCGCCGCGTCCGCTTCACCCCCGACATCGACCGCGGCGAGGTCGAGGTGATCGTCGAGATCGACGACCCGCACCCGTCGGTGTGGGCCACGGTCGAAGGGCCGGGGATGAAGGGCGAGACGATCCAGACTGGCGCGAAGTACCGGCTCAAGGTGCCCGACGCGAAGCTGTGGACGCCCGACACGCCGCACCTCTACCCGGCGACGATCGTCCTGAGCAAGAACCTGCCCGGCGGCGCGCGGATTACCAACGGCGACCGCGTCTCCACCTACTTCGCCATGCGGAAGGTGTCGGCCGGCAAGGACGCCAACGGCGTGCTGCGGCTGATGCTCAACAACCGGCCGCTGTTCCAGTACGGCCCGCTGGATCAAGGCTGGTGGCCCGACGGGCTCCTCACGCCGCCGTCCGACGAAGCCATGCGCTACGACGTGGACGTGCTCAAGCGGATGGGCTTCAACATGCTGCGGAAGCACATCAAGGTCGAGCCGGCGCGGTTCTACCACCACTGCGACAAGGTCGGCATGCTCGTGTGGCAGGACATGCCCAGCGGCGGCGTGCCGAAGCGCGGCCAGCTCATCGGGCCGGACGCCAAGCAGGACGCCACCTTCACCCCCGCCGAGAAGGCGCAGTTCCGCACCGAGCTGAAGGCGATGATCGACCACCTCCGCGTCTTCCCCAGCATTTATTGCTGGGTGCCGTTCAACGAGGGGTGGGGCCAGCACGACACGAACGACGTGCTGAAGTGGACGAAGGAGTACGACCCGTCGCGGCTGACGAACGGCCCGAGCGGCTGGGCCGACCGCGGCTTCGGCGACATGAAGGACGCCCACATCTACCCCGGCCCCGGCATGTTCCCGGTGATGCCGGACCGCGTCAGCGTCCTCGGCGAGTTCGGCGGCCTGGGCCTCCCCGTCGCCGGGCGGCTGTGGAAGGACAAGGGGAACTGGGGCTACCGCACCTACAAGACGCGCGAGGAGCTGCGCGACAATTATCAGCGGCTCGCGGTCGCGCTGCGGCCGCTGGTCGCCCGCGGGCTGGCGGCGGCGGTCTACACCCAAACCACCGACGTGGAAGTCGAGGTGAACGGCCTCATGACCTACGACCGCGAGGTCATCAAGTTCGACGTGGCCGAGCTCGCCGGCTGGCACCGCCCGCTGTACGGCCCGCCGCCGACGATCACCGAGCTGGTACCCACGTCCGAGAAGGCGGCGCAGACGTGGCGCTACACCACGACGCGCCCCGCCGCGGGCTGGGAGAAGGCCGACTTCGACGCCGCGGCGTGGAGCGAGGGGCCGGGCGGGTTCGGCACGAAGGGGACGCCCGGCGGCGTGATCCGCACCGAGTGGAAGACCAATGACGTGTGGCTGCGCCGCACCGCGGAGCTGAAGGCGGCGCCGGCCGGCGAGGCGATGCTGCGGCTGCACCACGACGAGGACGCGGAAGTGTTCATCAACGGCGTGCTGGCGGCGCGGGTGACGGGGTTCACGACGGCGTATGTGGAGGTGCCGCTGACGGCGGCGGGGCGGGCGGCGCTGCGGCCGGGGCGGAACGTGATCGCAATTCACTGCCGGCAGACGGGCGGCGGGCAGTACATCGACGCGGGGCTGGTGGAGGTGAAGTGA
- a CDS encoding polyadenylate binding domain-containing protein: MKSLLPRLAWASAGLAVACGLASRATAQDSAPLPCPEPCPPARTVCAPTPKVIVEVPPPNVIIRAAAPCAPECKETLFQKICHFSCHPHHRSAPMQYVQPAAPMQYVQPAPVQYMQAPVQYVQPAPVQMMQAPVQYVQPAPVQYMQAAPVQMMQAPTQFVQAAPMQFMQAAPTQFMVAAPGNFQVNSNNESKADAKAQGETCDAALKKVASQMETLTKVVEAHTQVLVSHEERLQRLEAWAASASGKAVVPPLPELPKR, translated from the coding sequence GTGAAGTCCTTGCTGCCCCGCCTGGCCTGGGCCTCGGCCGGACTCGCCGTCGCCTGCGGGCTCGCCTCCCGGGCGACGGCTCAAGACTCCGCTCCGCTCCCGTGCCCCGAACCGTGCCCGCCCGCCCGCACGGTGTGCGCCCCCACCCCCAAGGTGATCGTCGAGGTGCCGCCGCCGAACGTGATCATCCGCGCCGCGGCCCCGTGCGCCCCGGAGTGCAAGGAAACACTTTTCCAGAAGATCTGCCACTTCAGCTGCCACCCGCACCACCGCTCCGCCCCGATGCAGTACGTGCAGCCGGCGGCGCCGATGCAGTACGTGCAGCCGGCCCCGGTGCAGTACATGCAGGCGCCGGTGCAGTACGTGCAGCCGGCCCCGGTGCAGATGATGCAGGCGCCGGTGCAGTACGTGCAGCCGGCGCCGGTGCAGTACATGCAGGCCGCCCCGGTGCAGATGATGCAGGCGCCGACGCAGTTCGTGCAGGCCGCGCCGATGCAGTTCATGCAGGCCGCGCCGACGCAGTTCATGGTGGCCGCGCCCGGGAACTTCCAGGTGAACTCGAACAACGAGTCGAAGGCCGATGCGAAGGCCCAGGGCGAGACGTGCGACGCGGCGCTGAAGAAGGTGGCGAGCCAGATGGAAACGCTGACGAAGGTGGTCGAGGCGCACACGCAGGTGCTGGTCAGCCACGAGGAGCGGCTCCAGCGGCTGGAGGCGTGGGCGGCGTCGGCCAGCGGCAAGGCCGTGGTGCCGCCGCTGCCGGAGCTGCCGAAGCGGTAG
- a CDS encoding class I SAM-dependent methyltransferase: MRLIAAAALLAAAALPAGADEPAPKRAAPKYETRERHDPDGIGKFYMGREIARVMGFQGASWLERPERVKEEEPAKLVEALAVRPGMTVADVGAGSGYHAFLMSPLVGDTGTVIASDIQPEMLELITEKAKKQGVKNVRTVRGTETDPKLPAAGVDLILLVDVYHEFSHPFEMADKMVAALKPGGRLVFVEFRLEDPKVPIKLVHKMTERQVVREMEAFPELEHTRTVGTLPWQHVVVFTKRAPKK; encoded by the coding sequence ATGCGCCTGATCGCCGCCGCCGCCCTGCTCGCCGCCGCCGCACTCCCCGCGGGCGCCGACGAGCCCGCGCCGAAGCGCGCCGCCCCGAAGTACGAGACCCGCGAGCGCCACGACCCCGACGGCATCGGCAAGTTCTACATGGGCCGCGAGATCGCCCGCGTCATGGGCTTCCAGGGCGCCAGCTGGCTCGAGCGGCCCGAGCGCGTGAAGGAGGAGGAGCCCGCCAAGCTCGTCGAGGCGCTGGCCGTGCGGCCGGGCATGACCGTCGCCGACGTCGGCGCCGGCAGCGGCTACCACGCCTTCCTCATGTCGCCGCTCGTCGGCGACACCGGGACCGTGATCGCGTCCGACATCCAGCCCGAGATGCTGGAGCTGATTACCGAGAAGGCGAAGAAGCAGGGGGTGAAGAACGTCCGCACGGTGCGGGGCACCGAGACCGACCCGAAGCTGCCGGCCGCGGGCGTGGACCTGATCCTGCTGGTGGACGTGTACCACGAGTTCAGCCACCCGTTCGAGATGGCGGACAAGATGGTGGCGGCGCTGAAGCCCGGCGGCCGGCTGGTGTTCGTCGAGTTCCGCCTCGAAGACCCGAAGGTGCCGATCAAGCTCGTCCACAAGATGACGGAGCGGCAGGTGGTGCGCGAGATGGAGGCGTTCCCCGAGCTGGAGCACACGCGCACGGTCGGCACGCTGCCGTGGCAGCACGTCGTCGTGTTCACGAAGCGGGCGCCGAAGAAGTGA
- a CDS encoding DUF1559 family PulG-like putative transporter — protein sequence MSINRTTCPSCGAGLKSAAGFNPGQALRCPKCSTPFTVPAFEVEEDDADAPPPPKKKGPPARAARDDDDDRPRRRRPRDDDDDADDDDRPRKKKKTKYQEYKTSPVRFAVLGVLLVVLGVLAFLLYQKKMKEKEDNAEGPEPAAPVAAGPGGNLGPPPNAPPRANPRAIDPQAGVTPAATWTPYEADGFRVQFPGPASENQNFSKVMENMMLKGGARFLPGPDESFSVVYFTTPPKWPADERAATLKFLSDAILPGQVTERRKVTMAGKEWDEISMTGRVSLERATRRTLDTGDRIIILHATYLKGRETADRFLNSFEFVGPTRPGPKGDGGPKGDKAAAAAERGMNGLKQVMLAMHNHHDVTTAFPPAAVTARDGKALLSWRVKLLPYLEEDELYKQFKLNEPWDSPTNRPLVAKMPAVFQGTLPANDGKTAFKVFVGGGALFDLRQGRQIRNVTDGTSNTLAVVESGPPVEWTRPEDIPFDGKTAPRLVSPTGGDIILAATADGAVGRLSLVRNPADVIVKGITAAGGEVVQFQFERNR from the coding sequence GTGTCCATCAACCGCACCACCTGCCCCAGTTGCGGGGCGGGGCTGAAGTCGGCCGCCGGCTTCAACCCCGGTCAGGCCCTCCGCTGCCCCAAGTGCTCGACCCCGTTCACCGTCCCCGCCTTCGAGGTCGAGGAGGACGACGCCGACGCCCCGCCGCCGCCGAAGAAGAAGGGCCCGCCGGCCCGCGCCGCCCGCGACGACGACGACGACCGGCCCCGCCGCCGCCGGCCGCGCGACGACGACGACGACGCGGACGACGACGACCGGCCGCGGAAGAAGAAAAAGACGAAGTACCAGGAGTACAAGACGTCGCCGGTGCGGTTCGCCGTCCTCGGAGTGCTGCTGGTCGTGCTCGGGGTGCTGGCGTTCCTGCTGTACCAGAAGAAGATGAAGGAGAAGGAGGACAACGCCGAGGGGCCGGAGCCGGCCGCGCCGGTGGCGGCTGGGCCGGGCGGCAACCTCGGCCCCCCGCCGAACGCCCCGCCGCGCGCCAACCCGCGGGCCATCGACCCGCAGGCGGGTGTGACGCCGGCGGCCACCTGGACGCCGTACGAGGCCGACGGGTTCCGCGTCCAGTTCCCGGGACCGGCGAGCGAAAACCAAAACTTCTCCAAGGTCATGGAGAACATGATGCTCAAGGGAGGCGCGCGGTTCCTCCCCGGCCCCGACGAGTCGTTCTCGGTTGTGTACTTCACGACGCCGCCGAAATGGCCGGCCGACGAGCGGGCGGCGACGTTGAAGTTTCTGTCGGACGCGATCCTGCCGGGGCAGGTCACGGAGCGGCGCAAGGTGACGATGGCCGGGAAGGAGTGGGACGAGATCTCGATGACCGGCCGCGTCAGCCTTGAGCGCGCGACGAGGCGGACGCTCGACACCGGCGACCGGATCATCATCCTTCACGCGACGTACCTGAAGGGCCGCGAGACCGCCGACCGCTTCCTGAACTCGTTCGAGTTCGTGGGGCCGACCCGCCCCGGCCCCAAGGGCGACGGGGGGCCGAAGGGCGACAAGGCGGCCGCCGCCGCCGAGCGCGGCATGAACGGCCTGAAGCAGGTGATGCTGGCGATGCACAACCACCACGACGTGACCACCGCGTTCCCGCCGGCGGCGGTCACCGCCCGGGACGGCAAGGCGCTGCTCAGCTGGCGGGTGAAGCTCCTCCCGTACCTGGAGGAGGACGAGCTGTACAAGCAGTTCAAGCTCAACGAGCCGTGGGACAGCCCGACGAACCGGCCGCTGGTGGCGAAGATGCCGGCCGTCTTCCAGGGGACGCTCCCCGCCAACGACGGCAAGACGGCGTTCAAGGTGTTCGTCGGCGGCGGGGCGCTCTTCGACCTGCGGCAGGGGCGGCAGATTCGGAACGTCACGGACGGCACGTCCAACACGCTCGCCGTCGTGGAGTCCGGGCCGCCGGTCGAGTGGACCAGGCCCGAGGACATCCCGTTCGACGGGAAGACGGCCCCGCGGCTGGTGTCGCCGACCGGCGGGGACATCATCCTGGCGGCGACGGCCGACGGGGCGGTCGGCCGGCTCAGCCTCGTGCGGAACCCGGCGGACGTGATCGTCAAGGGGATCACCGCGGCCGGCGGCGAGGTGGTCCAGTTCCAGTTCGAGCGGAATCGGTAG
- a CDS encoding OPT family oligopeptide transporter, which translates to MSSAPAPHQPFVPPDQSPPELTWAPVAVGSLLGIVFGASSLYLVLKVGLTVSASIPVAVMAITLFRGFSKAFGLRRATILENNVVQTAGSAGESIAFGVGLTMPALLLLGFDIDVVRVMTVGVLGGLLGILMMIPLRRAFVVKQHGTLAYPEGTACADVLIAGEKGGATARMVFLGFGIGFAYQFLMLVGHLWKEVAAKALYTTTAAGKTVGLKAGVLAAELSAPLLGVGYIIGPRIGGIMVGGGVLAYLALVPAIAYFGEGVDKPVAPAVSKVDEKTGVDKGLIKHMSPKDIRDNYILYIGAGAVAAGGIISMLKAMPVIVGSVAAGFRDLKAERAAARGGTAVAVPRTERDLSMTVVLFGSIGMVMALALAPAVGLGFTPAGFLGAIMILVFGFLFVTVSSRLTGEIGSSSNPISGMTVATLLLTCLLLLILGEAGVIPLGKETKLAALTVAAVVCIASSNGGTTSQALKTGYLVGATPRSQQYAILIGSLTSALVVGVTLLWLNQAGTVYTKKDLPTTRIDVAALTVTDTVRSGQYAAEDSTVYKVLNVGESETGAPAPAGRYLVNADGVIAYRVDPAVNGTLEEQDNGNKVNKFDAPKTRLMSLIINGILDQKLPWELVLIGVLIAVTLELAGVPALPFAVGVYLPLSASTPIFIGGLVRWLVDTLRKAPDEGDTSPGVLLSSGYIAGGSIAALVAAFLEFAPNVLKALNLEHLVEGVSVGGTPWAESNLPVLTAFGLLVAVLVAVGARRPRG; encoded by the coding sequence ATGTCGAGCGCCCCCGCCCCGCACCAGCCGTTCGTGCCGCCCGACCAATCGCCCCCGGAGCTCACCTGGGCGCCGGTCGCCGTCGGGTCGCTCCTCGGCATCGTCTTCGGCGCGTCGTCGCTGTACCTCGTGCTGAAGGTCGGCCTCACCGTCTCCGCGTCGATCCCCGTCGCGGTCATGGCCATCACCCTGTTCCGCGGCTTCTCCAAGGCGTTCGGCCTCCGCCGCGCCACCATCCTGGAGAACAACGTCGTCCAGACCGCCGGCAGCGCCGGCGAGAGCATCGCGTTCGGCGTCGGCCTCACCATGCCGGCGCTGCTCCTCCTCGGGTTCGACATCGACGTGGTCCGCGTGATGACCGTCGGCGTCCTCGGCGGGCTGCTCGGCATCCTCATGATGATCCCGCTGCGCCGCGCCTTCGTCGTGAAGCAGCACGGCACGCTGGCGTACCCCGAAGGGACCGCCTGCGCCGACGTGCTGATCGCCGGCGAGAAGGGCGGCGCCACGGCCCGCATGGTGTTCCTCGGCTTCGGGATCGGCTTCGCGTACCAGTTCCTGATGCTCGTCGGCCACCTGTGGAAGGAGGTCGCCGCGAAGGCGCTGTACACCACCACCGCCGCGGGGAAGACCGTGGGCCTGAAGGCCGGCGTGCTGGCCGCCGAGTTGAGCGCGCCGCTGCTGGGCGTCGGCTACATCATCGGGCCGCGGATCGGCGGCATCATGGTCGGCGGCGGCGTGCTCGCGTACCTGGCGCTCGTGCCGGCCATCGCCTACTTCGGCGAGGGCGTCGACAAGCCGGTGGCGCCGGCCGTGAGCAAGGTGGACGAGAAGACGGGCGTGGACAAGGGGCTCATCAAGCACATGAGCCCGAAGGACATCCGCGACAACTACATCCTGTACATCGGCGCCGGGGCCGTCGCCGCGGGCGGCATCATCAGCATGTTGAAGGCCATGCCGGTGATCGTGGGGTCCGTCGCCGCCGGCTTCCGCGACCTGAAGGCCGAGCGCGCCGCGGCCCGCGGCGGCACCGCCGTCGCCGTGCCGCGGACCGAGCGCGACCTGTCGATGACGGTGGTGCTGTTCGGCAGCATCGGCATGGTGATGGCGCTGGCGCTGGCCCCCGCCGTCGGCCTCGGCTTCACCCCGGCCGGGTTCCTCGGCGCGATCATGATCCTGGTGTTCGGCTTCCTGTTCGTCACCGTGTCGAGCCGGCTCACGGGCGAGATCGGCTCGTCGTCCAACCCCATCAGCGGCATGACGGTGGCGACGCTGCTGCTGACGTGCCTGCTGCTGCTGATCCTCGGCGAGGCCGGCGTCATTCCGCTCGGCAAGGAGACGAAGCTGGCGGCGCTGACGGTGGCGGCGGTGGTGTGCATCGCGTCGTCGAACGGCGGCACCACGTCGCAGGCGCTGAAGACCGGCTACCTGGTCGGCGCGACGCCGCGGAGCCAGCAGTACGCCATCCTCATCGGCTCGCTCACGTCGGCGCTGGTGGTCGGCGTCACGCTGCTGTGGCTGAACCAGGCCGGCACGGTGTACACGAAGAAGGACTTGCCCACGACGCGCATCGACGTGGCCGCGCTGACGGTGACCGACACGGTGCGCAGCGGCCAGTACGCGGCCGAGGATTCGACCGTGTACAAGGTGCTGAACGTCGGCGAGAGCGAGACCGGGGCGCCGGCGCCGGCCGGCCGCTACCTCGTGAACGCCGACGGCGTGATCGCGTACCGCGTGGACCCGGCCGTGAACGGCACCCTGGAGGAGCAGGACAACGGCAACAAGGTGAACAAGTTCGACGCCCCGAAGACGCGGCTGATGTCGCTGATCATCAACGGCATCCTGGACCAGAAGCTGCCGTGGGAGCTGGTGCTGATCGGCGTGCTGATCGCGGTGACGCTGGAGCTGGCGGGGGTGCCGGCGCTGCCGTTCGCGGTGGGCGTGTACCTGCCGCTGTCGGCCTCGACGCCGATCTTCATCGGCGGCCTGGTGCGCTGGCTGGTGGACACGCTGCGGAAGGCGCCGGACGAGGGCGACACGAGCCCCGGCGTGCTGCTGAGTTCGGGCTACATCGCGGGCGGGTCGATCGCCGCGCTGGTGGCGGCGTTCCTGGAGTTCGCCCCGAACGTGCTGAAGGCGCTGAACCTCGAACACCTCGTGGAGGGCGTGTCGGTCGGCGGCACGCCGTGGGCCGAGAGCAACCTGCCGGTGCTGACGGCGTTCGGCCTGCTGGTGGCGGTGCTGGTGGCCGTCGGGGCGCGGCGGCCGCGGGGGTAA